A region of the Methylobacterium nodulans ORS 2060 genome:
TGCCCGCGCTGCGGCGAGGGCCATCTGTTCAAGGGATTCCTGAGCTTCCGCCCCCGCTGCGAGGTCTGCGGCCTCGACTTCAAGTTCATCGACTCGGCCGACGGGCCGGCCTTCTTCGTGATGTCGATCGTCGGGCTCATCGTCGTGGCCCTCGCCATGTGGGTCGAGTTCGCCTACGAGCCGCCGCTCTGGGTTCACGCCGTGCTGTGGGCACCGCTCGCCATCGTGCTGAGCCTGGTCCTAGTGCGTCCCC
Encoded here:
- a CDS encoding DUF983 domain-containing protein — encoded protein: MDDIRATSSPATAGLRGRCPRCGEGHLFKGFLSFRPRCEVCGLDFKFIDSADGPAFFVMSIVGLIVVALAMWVEFAYEPPLWVHAVLWAPLAIVLSLVLVRPLKGLMAALQFSNRAEQGRFR